The Humulus lupulus chromosome 3, drHumLupu1.1, whole genome shotgun sequence genome window below encodes:
- the LOC133824792 gene encoding uncharacterized protein LOC133824792: MFMLQQKNPGTLTDFVTEEDRFKYCFFSLGVSRRGFRTCRPVLCVDDTFLKTKHDGKMLCAVALDANNHMYPVAFGIVDSENHDFWKYFMSKLKEVIGEVKDLAFVSDRKSEFHAHFEKIKSKDLVIAQYLEGMSFDKWSRAYFLRNRYNIMTSNYAESFNIKTRVARSFPITTFVEFIRFTLQSRFCDKRETSEKTTTTLAPTYEKDLVDMVEKARFLIPYAIGRHKFHVLDGKLNGEVDLLNKTCTCGMFQLIAIPCVHALSGSLKRGVNFYSLCSNYYKIET, translated from the exons ATGTTCATGCTTCAACAGAAAAATCCCGGGACGTTGACAGATTTTGTCACTGAAGAGGATCGGTTCAAATATTGCTTTTTCTCACTCGGAGTTAGTAGAAGAGGGTTTCGTACATGTCGTCCTGTGTTATGTGTGGACGACACTTTTTTAAAGACAAAACACGATGGGAAGATGTTATGTGCAGTCGCATTGGATGCAAATAACCATATGTATCCAGTTGCATTTGGTATTGTGGATAGTGAGAATCATGATttttggaagtatttcatgtcaaAGCTAAAGGAAGTGATTGGGGAAGTTAAGGACTTGGCGTTTGTATCTGACAG GAAATCTGAGTTCCATGCTCACTtcgaaaaaatcaaatcaaaagaccTAGTTATTGCTCAATACCTAGAAGGCATGAGTTTCGATAAGTGGTCTCGTGCTTACTTTCTTAGAAATAG GTATAATATAATGACAAGTAattacgctgaaagtttcaacattAAGACCCGGGTCGCTAGGAGCTTTCCGATAACTACATTCGTCGAATTTATTCGATTCACACTGCAGTCCCGGTTCTGTGATAAGAGAGAAACTAGCGAGAAGACAACTACAACTCTTGCACCGACCTATGAGAAAGATTTGGTGGATATGGTTGAGAAAGCTCGGTTCTTGATCCCTTATGCAATAGGGAGGCATAAGTTCCATGTGTTAGATGGTAAGCTTAATGGTGAAGTAGACCTCCTAAATAAGACATGCACTTGTGGCATGTTTCAGCTTATTGCCATCCCATGTGTTCATGCACTATCTGGATCCCTTAAGAGAGGGGTGAACTTTTATTCTCTGTGTTCAAATTACTATAAAATTGAGACATAG